A genomic stretch from Arthrobacter sp. KBS0702 includes:
- a CDS encoding M13 family metallopeptidase produces the protein MPLSGIDQSTIDAGVRPQDDLYRHFNGSWLKNTPIPDDRPLEGTFTALRDGSELAVKEIILEAAGRGEDASGIERKIGDLYNSFMDEEAVEAKGAEPIRARLAEVFATASVAELVRLAGRLFRADVSGLFYIYPAPDAGNPDRILLYTGQAGLGLPDESYYREEKFAPMVQSYRDYVRTMFGLAGIPDAEAAAARVVELETSLAAHHWDKVTLRNPQKTYNLKSAEEVSQLFPLLADWFDAAGIAADKRAELVVSTPDFFAGAAALLESVPLAVWQEWLALRVVGAAAPYLSAAFVDANFAFYGTTLSGTPRNRDRWKRGVAVVEAALGEAVGQIYVARHFPESHKEHMRALVANLIEAYRGSITNLAWMGEETKVEALKKLDSFRAKIGYPDKWIDYSAVVIDEADLLGNVERAHSADVDRHLDEVGKPVDREKWLMTPQTVNAYYHPLLNEIVFPAAILQPPFFTADADDAVNYGGIGAVIGHEIGHGFDDQGSQYDGSGLLRNWWTEADRTAFEALTSKLVAQFDALSPAEAAGHHVNGKLTLGENIGDLGGLTIAYKAYQISLGGQEPPVLDGLTGAQRFFASWAASWRQVIRSEEALRRLATDPHSPNEFRTNTIAKNLDAFHSAFETTEQDGMWLAPEERVSIW, from the coding sequence GTGCCGCTTTCCGGGATTGACCAGTCCACCATCGACGCCGGCGTCCGCCCCCAGGACGACCTTTACCGGCACTTCAACGGGAGCTGGCTGAAGAACACCCCCATACCGGACGACCGGCCGCTGGAAGGCACGTTCACAGCGCTGCGCGACGGCTCCGAACTGGCGGTCAAGGAGATCATCCTGGAGGCGGCCGGCCGCGGCGAGGACGCGAGCGGCATCGAACGCAAGATCGGGGACCTGTACAACAGCTTCATGGACGAGGAGGCCGTGGAGGCCAAGGGGGCGGAGCCGATCCGCGCCCGGCTGGCCGAGGTTTTCGCGACGGCGTCCGTTGCCGAACTGGTCCGGCTCGCCGGTCGGCTGTTCCGCGCCGACGTCTCCGGCCTGTTCTACATCTACCCGGCGCCCGACGCGGGCAACCCGGACCGGATCCTGCTCTACACCGGCCAGGCGGGCCTGGGCCTGCCGGATGAGTCCTATTACCGCGAAGAAAAATTCGCGCCGATGGTGCAGTCCTACCGCGACTACGTCCGCACCATGTTCGGGCTGGCCGGCATCCCGGACGCCGAGGCTGCGGCGGCCCGCGTCGTCGAGCTGGAGACTTCCCTGGCGGCACATCACTGGGACAAGGTAACGCTGCGCAATCCGCAGAAGACCTACAACCTGAAGTCGGCCGAGGAGGTCTCGCAGCTGTTCCCGCTGCTCGCGGACTGGTTCGACGCTGCCGGCATCGCAGCGGACAAGCGCGCCGAACTCGTGGTCAGCACGCCGGACTTCTTCGCGGGCGCCGCTGCCCTGCTGGAGTCGGTGCCGCTGGCCGTCTGGCAGGAGTGGCTTGCGCTGCGGGTGGTCGGCGCGGCCGCCCCCTACCTTTCGGCCGCCTTCGTTGACGCGAACTTTGCGTTCTACGGCACCACGCTGAGCGGCACGCCGCGCAACCGGGACCGCTGGAAGCGCGGTGTCGCCGTCGTCGAGGCCGCCCTCGGCGAGGCGGTCGGGCAGATCTACGTGGCCCGGCACTTCCCGGAAAGCCACAAGGAGCACATGCGCGCGCTGGTGGCCAACCTGATCGAGGCGTACCGCGGGTCGATCACGAACCTGGCCTGGATGGGTGAAGAGACCAAGGTGGAGGCGCTGAAAAAGCTCGATTCCTTCCGGGCCAAGATCGGCTACCCGGACAAGTGGATCGACTACTCCGCCGTGGTGATCGACGAGGCTGACCTGCTGGGCAACGTGGAGCGCGCCCACAGCGCCGACGTCGACCGGCACCTGGACGAGGTGGGCAAGCCCGTGGACCGGGAGAAGTGGCTCATGACGCCGCAGACCGTGAACGCCTACTACCACCCGTTGCTCAACGAGATCGTGTTCCCGGCCGCCATCCTGCAGCCGCCGTTCTTCACCGCCGACGCCGACGACGCCGTCAACTACGGCGGCATCGGGGCCGTGATCGGCCACGAGATCGGCCACGGCTTTGATGACCAGGGCTCCCAGTACGACGGCAGCGGCCTGCTCCGGAACTGGTGGACCGAGGCGGACCGGACCGCCTTCGAGGCACTGACCTCCAAGCTGGTGGCCCAATTCGATGCCCTCTCCCCTGCCGAAGCCGCCGGCCACCACGTCAACGGCAAGCTGACGCTGGGCGAGAACATCGGCGACCTCGGCGGCCTCACCATCGCCTACAAGGCGTACCAGATCAGCCTCGGCGGGCAGGAGCCGCCGGTGCTGGACGGACTCACCGGCGCCCAGCGTTTCTTCGCCTCTTGGGCCGCAAGCTGGCGGCAGGTGATCCGAAGCGAGGAAGCTCTCCGGCGGCTCGCCACGGATCCGCACTCCCCCAACGAATTCCGCACCAACACCATCGCCAAGAACCTCGATGCCTTCCACTCGGCGTTCGAAACCACCGAGCAGGACGGCATGTGGCTGGCGCCGGAGGAGCGGGTCAGCATCTGGTAG
- the dnaJ gene encoding molecular chaperone DnaJ yields the protein MSSHYDVLGVSREATGEEIKKAYRKLARTLHPDVNPGDDASERFKAVTHAYEVLSDPQKRRVYDTTGNENGTDNGFGGGYAGQGFAFQDIFETFFGGAGGQGGPASRVRRGQDALISVRIELRDAVFGVNKKLEVDTAVTCPTCEGSCCREGSHPERCDICGGSGQVQRAVRSILGQVMTTAPCGSCEGFGTVIKDPCNECAGQGRIRSRRSLTVKVPAGVATGTRIQLSGQGEAGPAGGPAGDLYVEIRVNNDPTYLREGDDLHASLNIPMTAAALGTELTLETFDGQQEIDVKAGTQSGEVITLRGLGVTHLRGYGRGDLKVHLQVDTPAKLDAAQEELLRQLAKLRGEQFTEGKLAASGGVFAKLRDRLGNL from the coding sequence TTGAGCAGCCACTACGACGTTCTTGGAGTCTCCCGCGAAGCGACGGGGGAAGAAATCAAGAAGGCCTACCGCAAACTCGCGCGGACCCTGCACCCGGACGTGAACCCCGGTGACGACGCTTCCGAGCGCTTCAAGGCGGTCACGCACGCCTACGAAGTGCTGTCTGATCCGCAGAAGCGCCGGGTCTACGACACCACGGGCAACGAGAACGGCACCGACAACGGCTTCGGCGGCGGCTACGCCGGCCAGGGCTTCGCCTTCCAGGACATCTTCGAGACCTTCTTCGGTGGCGCCGGCGGCCAGGGTGGCCCCGCATCCCGGGTCCGCCGCGGGCAGGACGCGCTGATCAGCGTCCGGATCGAGCTCCGCGACGCCGTCTTCGGCGTCAACAAGAAGCTCGAGGTCGACACCGCCGTCACCTGCCCCACCTGCGAGGGCTCCTGCTGCCGCGAGGGCAGCCACCCCGAACGCTGCGACATCTGCGGCGGCAGCGGCCAGGTCCAGCGCGCCGTGCGCTCCATCCTTGGCCAGGTCATGACCACCGCTCCCTGCGGCAGCTGCGAGGGCTTCGGCACCGTCATCAAGGACCCGTGCAACGAGTGCGCCGGCCAGGGCCGCATCCGCAGCCGCCGCTCCCTGACCGTCAAGGTCCCGGCCGGCGTCGCCACCGGCACCCGTATCCAGCTTTCCGGCCAGGGCGAGGCCGGTCCGGCCGGCGGCCCGGCCGGTGACCTCTACGTCGAGATCCGGGTCAACAACGATCCGACTTACCTGAGGGAAGGCGATGACCTGCACGCAAGCCTCAACATCCCGATGACCGCGGCCGCCCTGGGCACAGAGCTGACCCTGGAGACCTTCGACGGCCAGCAGGAAATCGACGTCAAAGCCGGCACCCAGTCCGGCGAGGTCATCACGCTGCGCGGCCTGGGCGTGACGCACCTGCGCGGCTACGGCCGCGGCGACCTCAAGGTCCACCTGCAGGTGGACACCCCGGCCAAGCTCGACGCCGCCCAGGAGGAGCTGCTCCGCCAGCTCGCCAAACTCCGCGGCGAGCAGTTCACCGAAGGCAAGCTCGCCGCCAGCGGCGGCGTCTTCGCCAAGCTCCGGGACCGGCTCGGTAACCTGTAG
- the era gene encoding GTPase Era, with product MSKQNKSDGEAPYGGYRAGFAVLVGRPNAGKSTLTNALVGQKVAITSAKPQTTRHTIRGIVHREDAQLILVDTPGLHRPRTLLGKRLNELVADTLAEVDAIGFCLPANEKIGPGDKFIAAQLAAVGNKPVIAVVTKADTVDRQALTEQLLAVAALGREVLGEDGWKDIVPVSATDGFQVGTVADVLIGHMPPSPPLYPDGHLTDEPEAVMIAELIREAALEGVRDELPHSLAVVVDEIVPREGRPEDRPFLDVRVNLYVERPSQKAIIIGKGGARLREVGTTARKAIEALLGARIYLDLHVKVAKDWQRDPKQLVKLGF from the coding sequence GTGAGCAAGCAGAATAAGTCCGACGGCGAAGCGCCCTACGGCGGTTACCGGGCCGGGTTCGCGGTGCTGGTGGGACGTCCCAACGCGGGCAAATCCACCCTCACCAACGCCCTGGTCGGCCAGAAAGTCGCCATCACTTCGGCCAAGCCGCAGACCACCCGCCACACCATCCGCGGCATCGTGCACCGCGAGGACGCGCAGCTGATCCTGGTGGACACCCCCGGACTCCACCGTCCGCGCACCCTGCTGGGCAAGCGCCTCAACGAACTTGTCGCGGACACCCTCGCCGAGGTGGACGCGATCGGCTTCTGCCTGCCCGCCAACGAGAAGATCGGCCCCGGCGACAAGTTCATCGCCGCGCAGCTCGCCGCCGTCGGGAACAAGCCGGTCATCGCCGTCGTGACGAAGGCCGACACCGTGGACCGCCAGGCCCTGACCGAGCAGCTGCTCGCCGTCGCCGCCCTGGGCCGCGAGGTGCTGGGCGAGGACGGCTGGAAGGACATCGTCCCGGTCTCCGCCACGGACGGCTTCCAGGTTGGTACCGTCGCCGACGTGCTGATCGGCCACATGCCGCCGTCGCCGCCGCTCTACCCGGACGGCCACCTGACTGACGAGCCCGAAGCGGTGATGATCGCCGAGCTCATCCGCGAGGCCGCGCTTGAAGGCGTCCGCGACGAACTTCCGCACTCCCTGGCCGTTGTGGTCGACGAGATCGTTCCGCGCGAAGGCCGGCCGGAGGACCGCCCGTTCCTGGACGTACGGGTCAACCTCTATGTGGAACGGCCCTCGCAGAAGGCCATCATCATCGGCAAGGGCGGCGCCCGGCTTCGTGAAGTGGGCACCACGGCGCGCAAAGCCATCGAGGCCCTCCTCGGGGCCCGGATCTACCTGGACCTGCACGTCAAGGTCGCCAAGGACTGGCAACGCGATCCGAAGCAACTGGTGAAACTGGGCTTCTAG
- a CDS encoding LCP family protein produces MVRPRDNRADGTGPPVRSNAAARHTEDTSVGPARHLGAASRTPMWLKATTLIISVLLVGVIAFGAYWFIRLQGNITKQALGAGNSRTEDAVDEAKDRMQILILGSDTRDGKNSQYGGAADSTGYGHSDVMMLMDISADNKRVSVVSFPRDLLVDIPKCVDQKTKQEFPAQKNVMINAAMSEAGIGCAVDTVNKITGLEVDHFMMADFNSVKELSNTVGGVDVCVSDAIYDPDSGLRLPKGTSKVQGEQALSFVRTRHAFGDGSDLGRIKAQQGFLSSLVRKIKDDGTLSNPGRMLGIADAITKNLTIDEGMASVPTLLTVGNRLKNIDVGKVAFVAAPTEPAVSDPNRLQLAQPAASQLFAAMRNDVDLTDPAAKPAASASASASAEPSASQSPAAPAYNKALQPVTVANGSGDPARAKELVAALAAGGFTKTGQLTAKAVATTAVYYGAEFADVAADIAALLGIPASQVLPAAGVTGVQVYVGRDYAAGATQQPNAPATLPPNIVNQTAGDTVCQQANPALITR; encoded by the coding sequence GTGGTTCGACCCCGTGACAACCGTGCAGACGGAACCGGCCCCCCGGTTCGGTCAAATGCCGCTGCCCGGCACACGGAAGACACTTCCGTCGGCCCGGCCCGCCACTTGGGAGCCGCTTCGCGGACCCCGATGTGGCTCAAGGCCACGACGCTCATCATTTCCGTCCTGCTCGTCGGGGTGATCGCCTTCGGCGCCTACTGGTTCATCCGCCTGCAGGGGAACATCACCAAACAGGCCCTGGGGGCCGGCAACAGCCGGACCGAGGACGCGGTCGACGAAGCGAAGGACAGGATGCAGATCCTGATCCTCGGATCGGACACCCGCGACGGCAAGAACTCGCAATACGGCGGTGCAGCCGATTCCACCGGCTACGGCCACTCAGACGTCATGATGCTGATGGACATTTCCGCGGACAACAAGCGCGTCAGCGTGGTCAGCTTCCCGCGCGATCTGCTGGTTGACATTCCCAAGTGCGTGGACCAGAAAACGAAGCAGGAGTTCCCGGCCCAGAAGAACGTCATGATCAACGCGGCGATGTCCGAGGCCGGCATCGGCTGCGCCGTGGACACGGTCAACAAAATTACTGGCCTCGAGGTCGACCACTTCATGATGGCGGATTTCAACTCGGTCAAGGAGCTGTCCAATACCGTCGGCGGCGTGGACGTATGCGTCAGTGACGCAATCTACGACCCCGACTCCGGACTCCGCCTGCCCAAGGGCACCTCCAAGGTCCAGGGCGAGCAGGCGCTCTCCTTCGTCCGCACGCGGCACGCCTTCGGCGACGGTAGCGACCTCGGCCGGATCAAGGCCCAGCAGGGCTTCCTGTCCTCCCTGGTCCGCAAGATCAAGGACGACGGCACACTCTCCAACCCCGGTCGGATGCTCGGCATCGCGGACGCGATCACCAAGAACCTGACGATTGACGAGGGCATGGCCTCCGTCCCGACGCTGCTCACGGTCGGAAACCGGCTCAAGAACATCGACGTCGGGAAGGTCGCCTTTGTCGCCGCCCCGACCGAGCCCGCGGTGTCCGATCCGAACCGCCTGCAACTGGCCCAACCGGCCGCCTCGCAGCTGTTCGCGGCGATGCGCAACGACGTCGACCTGACGGATCCGGCCGCCAAACCGGCCGCCTCTGCCAGCGCCTCGGCCAGCGCGGAACCGTCGGCCAGCCAGAGCCCTGCCGCCCCGGCGTATAACAAGGCGCTGCAGCCCGTTACCGTGGCCAACGGGTCCGGGGACCCGGCCCGGGCCAAGGAACTCGTGGCCGCCCTGGCCGCGGGAGGCTTCACCAAGACGGGCCAGTTGACCGCCAAGGCGGTGGCCACAACGGCGGTGTACTACGGGGCGGAGTTCGCCGACGTGGCCGCAGACATCGCCGCGCTGCTCGGCATCCCGGCCTCCCAGGTGCTCCCGGCGGCCGGTGTCACCGGCGTGCAGGTCTACGTGGGCCGCGACTACGCCGCCGGCGCTACCCAGCAGCCGAACGCCCCGGCGACACTGCCGCCGAACATCGTCAACCAGACCGCCGGGGACACCGTGTGCCAGCAGGCCAACCCCGCGCTGATCACGCGCTGA
- a CDS encoding hemolysin family protein translates to MTPLILAGMALVFLSFAAVLTAAEAAFNYLPRHDAEQAILHSRGTALKRIMGQPVAHMRALRFWRVWFEMASAVAVTVLLHSLLDNAWLAGLAATGIMALVGFVIVGVSPRQLGRVHSAGLVRFSAPLIRWLCWVLGPIPGWLVTVGSAVAPGAPADNEAFFSEEEFRELVERASESDVIEDNEAELIQSVFDFGDTLVRSVMVPRTDILCIDSGSSLHRAMSLFLRSGYSRIPVIGDNTDQILGIVYLKDVAAVVHNLGPGEEPPLVDELAREVRYVPDSKPVSELLRELQKESTHVAIVIDEYGGTAGLVTLEDLIEEIVGEIVDEYDTEAAEAVELGDGSYRVSAKMSIDDLGELFDLELEDDEVDTVGGLLAKALGRVPIVGSTVAVDGVTLRADRLEGRRNRVSHIIAAAVPKEETDLEDLLDEAEPTQQGVPREQAE, encoded by the coding sequence GTGACCCCACTGATCCTGGCCGGCATGGCGCTGGTCTTCCTCAGCTTTGCCGCCGTATTGACCGCGGCCGAGGCTGCCTTCAATTACCTTCCCCGGCACGACGCCGAACAGGCGATCCTGCACAGCCGCGGCACCGCGCTGAAGCGGATCATGGGCCAGCCGGTGGCGCACATGCGCGCCCTGAGGTTCTGGCGGGTCTGGTTCGAGATGGCCTCCGCGGTGGCTGTCACCGTGCTGTTGCACAGCCTGCTCGACAACGCCTGGCTCGCGGGCCTGGCCGCCACCGGCATCATGGCGCTGGTCGGCTTTGTGATCGTCGGGGTGTCCCCGCGCCAGCTGGGTCGGGTGCACTCGGCCGGCCTGGTCCGCTTCTCGGCGCCCCTGATCCGGTGGCTCTGCTGGGTGCTGGGTCCGATTCCGGGCTGGCTGGTCACGGTCGGTAGTGCCGTCGCGCCCGGCGCGCCGGCGGACAACGAAGCCTTCTTCAGTGAAGAGGAGTTCCGCGAACTGGTCGAACGTGCGAGCGAATCCGACGTGATCGAGGACAACGAAGCCGAGCTGATCCAGTCGGTCTTCGACTTTGGCGACACGCTGGTCCGCTCCGTTATGGTGCCCCGGACGGACATCCTCTGCATCGACTCCGGCTCCAGCCTGCACCGGGCGATGTCGCTGTTCCTGCGCTCCGGATACTCGCGGATCCCGGTCATCGGTGACAACACGGACCAGATCCTCGGCATCGTCTACCTCAAGGACGTCGCCGCCGTGGTCCACAACCTGGGCCCGGGCGAGGAGCCGCCGCTCGTCGACGAGCTGGCCCGCGAGGTGCGCTACGTTCCCGATTCGAAGCCCGTGAGCGAGCTGCTCCGCGAGCTGCAAAAAGAATCAACGCACGTCGCCATCGTGATCGACGAGTACGGCGGGACCGCCGGGCTGGTCACGCTCGAGGACCTGATCGAGGAAATCGTCGGCGAGATTGTGGACGAATACGACACCGAAGCCGCCGAAGCGGTGGAACTGGGCGACGGCAGCTACCGGGTCAGCGCCAAGATGAGCATCGACGACCTCGGCGAGCTCTTCGACCTCGAGCTCGAAGATGACGAGGTGGACACCGTGGGCGGCCTCCTCGCGAAGGCGCTTGGCCGGGTGCCGATCGTCGGGAGCACCGTCGCCGTCGACGGCGTCACCCTCCGGGCCGACAGGCTCGAGGGCCGCCGGAACCGCGTCAGCCACATCATTGCGGCCGCAGTTCCAAAGGAAGAAACTGACCTTGAAGACCTTCTCGACGAGGCCGAACCAACGCAACAGGGAGTTCCACGTGAGCAAGCAGAATAA
- a CDS encoding GerMN domain-containing protein, translated as MLPAALALSGCVATPQPGITDSGTPTQTVPGPAPGVATTSAPLESTQASNKAPVYWIGRSNNNVFLYREFRDVSEQDNPITRALRVMMSEKPLDPDFFTPWQNPKKLATSISGKNIITVDVSADAFNSNVDADMAERAIQQLVYTATAAGASAGLTDAGQQIQVVILVDGHTDYVAFNRVRLGAPTSRSAGMVAPVWIIDPQEGTEEADGAVKFSGRSTVPGGKLRWEILRVDGTTKTPYLNGNMTASADGAQAGLFNFSLNLGPGSYEARVSQVDPTGAVQDLNVDTRGFTVR; from the coding sequence GTGCTGCCCGCCGCCCTGGCCCTTTCCGGCTGCGTCGCCACACCCCAGCCCGGGATCACCGACTCGGGTACCCCCACCCAGACGGTGCCGGGTCCGGCACCCGGCGTCGCCACCACCAGCGCCCCGCTGGAATCCACGCAGGCGTCCAACAAGGCACCGGTCTACTGGATCGGACGCAGCAACAACAATGTCTTCCTGTACCGGGAATTCCGGGACGTCTCCGAGCAGGACAACCCCATCACGCGGGCCCTGCGGGTAATGATGTCGGAGAAGCCGTTGGACCCCGACTTCTTCACCCCGTGGCAGAATCCGAAAAAGCTCGCCACCTCGATTTCAGGCAAAAACATCATCACCGTGGATGTGTCCGCAGACGCGTTCAACAGCAACGTCGACGCCGACATGGCAGAACGCGCCATCCAGCAGCTGGTCTACACGGCCACGGCAGCGGGGGCCAGTGCGGGCTTGACGGACGCCGGGCAGCAGATCCAGGTCGTCATCCTCGTGGACGGGCACACCGACTATGTGGCTTTCAACCGGGTGCGGCTTGGTGCGCCGACGTCGCGCAGCGCCGGGATGGTGGCGCCCGTGTGGATTATCGATCCGCAGGAGGGCACCGAGGAAGCCGACGGAGCCGTGAAGTTTTCCGGCCGCAGCACGGTCCCGGGCGGCAAGTTGCGCTGGGAGATTCTGCGGGTCGACGGCACCACCAAGACTCCTTACCTGAACGGCAATATGACCGCCTCCGCCGACGGCGCGCAGGCCGGCCTGTTCAACTTTTCGCTGAACCTCGGGCCCGGAAGCTATGAGGCCCGGGTGTCGCAGGTGGATCCCACCGGCGCCGTGCAGGACCTGAACGTCGATACCCGCGGGTTCACCGTCCGCTAG
- the ybeY gene encoding rRNA maturation RNase YbeY, translating to MSIEVNNESGVSVDEAELVALARFVFERLFIHPQAELSILLVDEPAMEKLHIELMDEPGSTDVLSVPMDELTPGTPDKPTPQGMLGDIAICPQVAEVQAKNAGHSTQDEMLLLTTHGILHLLGFDHAEPEEKEEMFGLQRELLSGFTGKDAPAETIQ from the coding sequence ATGAGCATCGAGGTCAACAACGAATCCGGCGTCAGCGTCGACGAAGCCGAACTGGTGGCCCTGGCCCGGTTCGTCTTCGAACGGCTCTTCATCCACCCGCAGGCGGAGCTCTCCATCCTGCTGGTCGACGAGCCCGCCATGGAGAAGCTCCACATCGAACTGATGGACGAGCCGGGCTCCACGGACGTGCTGTCCGTGCCGATGGATGAACTCACCCCAGGTACACCGGACAAGCCGACCCCGCAAGGGATGCTGGGCGATATCGCGATTTGCCCGCAGGTGGCCGAGGTCCAGGCGAAGAACGCCGGCCACTCGACCCAGGACGAGATGCTGCTGCTCACCACCCACGGCATCCTGCACCTGCTGGGCTTTGACCACGCGGAACCGGAAGAAAAGGAAGAGATGTTCGGACTGCAGCGCGAACTGCTCTCCGGCTTCACCGGCAAGGACGCCCCGGCAGAGACGATTCAGTGA
- a CDS encoding PhoH family protein, with translation MTEAANGKARISAGERTAGEFPHSLPGLRTEVVLFDNSDQMVQSLGSHDEALRFIETQFPDVDFHVRGNELAISGPSADVPRIMRLLNEVRGLVARGTVITPAVLQQLVSMLRSQSLQNPVDVLTLNILSSRGKTIRPKTLNQKNYVDAIDANTVIFGIGPAGTGKTYLAMAKAVQALQQKEVSRIILTRPAVEAGERLGFLPGTLSDKIDPYLRPLYDALHDMMDPESIPRLMAAGTIEVAPLAYMRGRTLNDAFIILDEAQNTTPEQMKMFLTRLGFGSKMVVTGDVTQVDLPFGTRSGLRIVEEILQGIEDVNFSVLDASDVVRHRLVGDIVNAYSNWDETQRNRVKHSVARENRGERA, from the coding sequence ATGACTGAAGCAGCCAACGGCAAGGCCCGGATCAGCGCGGGCGAGCGCACCGCAGGGGAATTTCCCCACTCCCTCCCAGGCCTGCGGACGGAGGTGGTGCTGTTCGACAACTCCGACCAGATGGTGCAGTCCCTGGGTAGCCACGACGAGGCCTTGCGCTTCATTGAAACCCAGTTCCCCGACGTCGACTTCCATGTCCGCGGCAACGAACTTGCCATCAGCGGCCCGTCCGCCGACGTGCCCCGGATCATGCGGCTGCTTAACGAAGTGCGCGGCCTGGTGGCCCGCGGCACCGTCATCACGCCGGCCGTGCTGCAGCAGCTGGTGTCCATGCTGCGCAGCCAGTCGCTGCAGAACCCCGTGGACGTCCTGACATTGAACATCCTGTCCAGCCGCGGCAAGACCATCCGGCCCAAGACCCTGAACCAGAAGAACTATGTGGACGCCATCGACGCGAACACGGTGATCTTCGGGATCGGCCCGGCCGGTACCGGCAAGACCTACCTGGCCATGGCCAAGGCGGTCCAGGCGCTGCAGCAAAAGGAAGTCAGCCGGATCATCCTGACCCGCCCGGCCGTTGAAGCGGGGGAGCGGCTGGGGTTCCTGCCCGGCACGCTGAGCGACAAGATCGACCCCTACCTGCGCCCGCTTTACGACGCCTTGCACGACATGATGGATCCCGAGTCGATCCCTCGGCTGATGGCCGCCGGCACCATCGAGGTGGCACCGCTGGCCTACATGCGCGGGCGCACGCTCAACGACGCGTTCATCATCCTGGACGAGGCCCAGAACACCACGCCGGAGCAGATGAAGATGTTCCTCACCCGGCTCGGCTTCGGCTCCAAGATGGTCGTCACCGGCGACGTGACCCAGGTGGACCTGCCGTTCGGCACCCGCTCCGGGCTGCGGATCGTCGAAGAGATCCTGCAGGGGATCGAGGACGTCAATTTCTCGGTCCTGGACGCCTCCGACGTCGTCCGGCACCGGCTGGTGGGCGACATCGTGAACGCCTACAGCAACTGGGACGAGACACAAAGGAACCGGGTCAAGCATTCCGTCGCCCGGGAAAACCGGGGAGAACGCGCATGA
- a CDS encoding 16S rRNA (uracil(1498)-N(3))-methyltransferase, producing the protein MSNPVFFTPAGSLDQQAPGTTFVLTGAEARHAVTVKRLAVGEAVDLADGAGTRITGTVTDVAPQELTVECVEASTEARPEIRLVLVQALAKGDRDELAAETATELGIDAVVPWQAERSIVRWKPERAAKAHAKWQSVVTAAAKQARRAWIPEVRDAVDGGGLQAAVAAADLAIILHEDAVRPLRQVLEAWQGAGQGDGDGGKPREVLLIVGPEGGISPREVTRLCDAGAVTALLGHHVLRSSTAGPAATVLASDILGRW; encoded by the coding sequence GTGAGTAACCCGGTCTTCTTCACCCCCGCGGGATCCCTGGACCAGCAGGCCCCGGGCACAACGTTCGTCCTCACGGGCGCCGAAGCGCGCCATGCGGTGACCGTCAAGCGGCTGGCCGTCGGGGAGGCTGTTGACCTCGCCGACGGCGCCGGCACGCGCATCACCGGCACCGTCACCGACGTCGCCCCGCAGGAACTGACGGTCGAATGCGTCGAGGCCAGCACCGAGGCCAGGCCCGAGATCAGGCTGGTCCTCGTGCAGGCGCTGGCCAAGGGCGACCGCGACGAACTCGCCGCCGAAACGGCCACGGAACTGGGCATCGACGCCGTCGTGCCCTGGCAAGCGGAGCGGTCGATCGTCCGGTGGAAGCCCGAACGCGCGGCCAAGGCACACGCCAAGTGGCAGTCGGTGGTGACGGCAGCCGCGAAGCAGGCGCGACGCGCCTGGATCCCGGAGGTCCGGGACGCCGTCGACGGCGGCGGGCTGCAGGCGGCCGTCGCAGCCGCGGACCTGGCCATCATCCTGCACGAGGACGCGGTGCGGCCGCTGCGGCAGGTCCTGGAAGCCTGGCAAGGGGCCGGGCAAGGGGACGGCGACGGCGGCAAGCCGCGCGAGGTGCTCCTGATCGTGGGTCCGGAGGGCGGCATCAGCCCCCGCGAGGTCACCCGGTTGTGTGACGCCGGCGCCGTGACCGCCCTGCTGGGCCACCACGTGCTGCGTTCGTCCACCGCCGGGCCCGCCGCCACCGTGCTGGCGAGCGACATCCTCGGACGCTGGTAG